The genomic stretch TGCTCCTCACTCATGGCCATGTGACCGGAATGCTGAAGTTCAGGGAAAGAAAGGCCACGTATTCCTCATTGTCGTCGTTGCTGATGTGGTCCCGGGTTTTGGAGTACTGCCCGCGCAGCCCCAGGGTCCTGGTCACGCTTTCCAGGAAGGTTCCGCCCAGAATCCAGTTGTATTGGGCCTGTCCGGTGAAGGCGGTCGTGTGCATGGAGTCGTCATCGGCCCGGGAGTCGAGGCCCGACACGGTCAGGTTCAGGTTCTGGGAGTCCGTGATCAGCCATGTGGCGGTCAGGGTCCCCAGCCAGTCCTCAACGACCAGGCTGCCAGGGTCGCTCTCGGTCCGGGCGTAGGTCAGGGCCGGGTTGAGGGACAGGACGGGCAGGGGTTGCCAGCCAAGCGACAGCAGCATCTGATGGGAGAAACTGTCCATGTCGGCCCCGGATTTGTCGTCGAAGGAGGTGAAGACATAGCTGGGCACGATGCTCCAGGTCTCCCTGGCCAGGGAAAGGCCGAAGGAGAGGATGCGGGACTGGTTGTCGATGGCGTCGAAATTGTCGGGTTCGTGACCGCTCTTTTGCCAGCTCAGGTTGGCGTTGGCGAAGAGGAAGGGCCAGTCCGCCTTGTTCAGCGTGTAGCCCAGGTCGAGGGCCGTGCTGCGCACCGTCGGGATGTTGTCCAGTTTTTCGGCGTTGTCGTAGCTGTGCGCGCCGTTGAAGGACAGGCTCGATTCCTCGAAGGATTTCGAGGCATGAAGCATGTACTCCTTGCGATTGTTGATGGCCCCTGGATTGATGACGCTCTGGAAGTGTCTGTCCCGGGAGGAGTAGCCGCCGCCGTAGTCCAGGGTGTCATAGCGGCCGGAAAGCCTGCTCCGCCAGGCCTCGCCCCGCTTCGATCCGTAGGGGCCACGCGTGTCCTGGTCGTAGTTGCTCCGGGCGTATTCGACTTCGCCCAGCAGAAGCTCGTCCACGATGGTGCCGGACAACCCCAGACTGTAGATCTGGCCCTTGGTCTCGGGGATGAGATCACTGCCCGAGACGTTGTCGGCCGAGCCGCTTTGCCCGGTGACCGCCGTGGCCTTGAGCAGGACGTTTTTCTGCGGGTACAGCCCTTGGGTCAGGGTGACTCCGGTGAAGCGCTGGTTCGATTCGTCCACCGGGAGCAGATGGTCGAAGTCGGCCACGGTGTTGCTGCGCAGGATGAAGCCCTGCACGGCCGTTTCTCCCGCGTTGAGCTCCAAGAGTCCGCCGCGCCGGGCCAGCTGGCCGCCGGCGAGTTCCGTGGTTTCGACGCTGACGTCGCCCAGGGAGAGGCTCTGCCCGTCGTATTCCAGTTTGAGCAGGTAGGCGTTGAGGCTGAACTTGTCCTGGCCGCCATAGTTGTCGCTGTCGTCCACGAACCAGCCGTTGGCGTCCAGCGTTGCCCGGAATTTTCCTCTTTCCAGCACGGTGGACAGGGTGCCCGCGGTCTGGGCCTGCCAATCCGGCCCGGTGTTGCCGGGGTACTCGGTCAGCTTTGCGTTCAGCTCCGTGTCGAGCTGGAACGAGGCGCTGGCCCGATCCCAGGTCTCCGATTGCGGGACAAAGAAGCTCCAGTGCTCCTGGGGCAGAGGCTGGCCGTCCTGGCCCAGGACCTCCACGATGACGCTGTGCGCGCCGAAGTCAAGGTCGGCTTCCGGAGTGTAGCTGACCGTTGTCTCGGTGATGACGGCCAGAGCGGTGATGTCCACGTCGTCGAGGGCCATGCGCACGGTCTCCGGACCGGGGTTCAGGGTCCCCGGCGGCAGGGGTGCGGTGATGGTCGGCCTGCGGTCCTCGACGCGCGCGCCGTTCATGTCCGGAAACACGAGAGCCTCGGCGGCCGTGGCCGTCACAAAAAGGCACGTCAGGCAGTACAGTGTCACTGGGAAAAAAACGCGCATCGCCGGCACCCTCCTCTAAAGAGTATTGACTGCAGGGGCCGGGCGCGCATGAAGAGTGAAGAGAATGAGATTCAGAGCCTGCAGGTTTTTGTATTCCGTACAGGCTATGACGCATGTTTGCAATAATATTGTGAATATTATTCGGTCATGTGCGTTTTGTCTAAAATTAAGAATGTGTCGGCATTCTAGTGGACCTGTTTTGTAGGTTTTATTTTTTTTCAGTTAAAAAAGAATGATACAGCAGTGTCGATGTGTATCGCCACAACGTTTCGGCTATGCCTCGGAAGGATGAACAGGTGTGCATTGGCACATGGTGGAGGGAGCAGTCCGTACGGTGCCGATCAGGGTTTTGTCGCTGTTGCCGGCCTGTTCGCCAGATACACCCCGGAGATGACCATGGCACCGCCGCTCAGCAGCGAGGAGGTCACGGGTTCATCCAGGATGACGTAGCCCATGGTGATGGCGAAGACCGGGACCAGGTTGATGAAGATTCCGGCCCTGGCCGGGCCGATGGCCTTGATTCCGGCGTAGTACCAGGTGAAGGCCACGCCCGTTGCGATGACGCCCAGGAAGAGGATGTTGGCCCAGTCCACCAGCCCTGCCCGGGCGATGTCGGCCGTCAGGCCGTGGGTCAGGGCCGGACCGATGAGCATGAGGGTGCCCAGCAGGCAGGACCAGGTCACTGTCAGGAGCGGGTCGAGCCTGCGCATGACCCTGCTGCCGGCCAGGGAATAGGCGGTCCAGGCGCCCACGCAGCCGAGAATCATGAGATCCCCGCGCGAGAGTCCGCCGTGAAAAAGGACCAGGGGATTTCCGCCGGAGAGGACGATGGCTGCCCCGCTCAAGGATAGCAGGGTGCCCAGGATTTTCGCGGTGGTGAGCTTGTCTCCCAGGAACAGGGCCGACATGACTCCGATGACCACGGGCACGGAGGCGATGATCAGCGCCGCTCGACCGGCCGGCACGGTCTGCAGGCCGGTGAAGAAGAAGGCGTTGTAGAGGAAGATGCCGGTCAGGCCGAGAAAGGCCACGGGCAGGATTTCCTTTCTGGGTAAACGCGGGAAGCCGTGGCCTGCGTGCCAGGACCACAGGAAAAGAAAAATCGAGGCGGTCACGAAGCGGAGCAGGGCGGCGGAGAACGGGCCCATGTCCTGGGCCAGGACGCGCCCGGAGATCCAGGTGGCGCCCCAGAAGAAGACGGACCCGACGAGTTTTGCGTAGACGAGCATGCAGATTCCTGATTGTCGCAAGATGTAAAAAAAAGCTGCTTACGCTCGAAGCGACGGGGCTTCAAGAGGCTAAAGCTTGAAATCGGTTTTGAAATGACTTGCCCCGCGCCCCCGGTCTTTGCTAGGGTCATCGCATCTTTTGTTGAATCAATGAACCATGAATATTCCAGGAGAAAAACATGACCGCAAGACTTCCCAGAGAAGAGCGCAGGGCGAACGTCATCGACGCCTTGAACCAGGCTCGCGCCATGGAGCTTTTTGCCATCACCCAGTACATGAACCAGCATTACGGTCTGGACAGCATGGATTATGGCGAACTGGCCGCCAAGATGAAGCTCATCGCCATCGATGAAATGCGCCATGCCGAGATGTTCGCCGAGCGCATCAAGGAACTGGGCGGCGAGCCGACCACATCGTATGAAGGCGAACTGAAAAAGGCCCAGGACGTGCGGAGCATCTACCCCTACGACGCGGTTCTCGAAGACGACACCATCGATATCTACAGCCAGTTCCTGCTGGTTTGCCGTGACAACGGCGACGCCATCAGCGCCAAGCTTTTCGAGACCATCATCGAAGAGGAGCAGGCCCACATGAACTATTTCGAGAATGTGGGCACGCATATCGATACCCTCGGAGATACCTATCTCTCCAAGATTGCGGGCACCTCCGCTTCCACCGGCCCCTCCACCAAGGGTTTCGTGATCAGCGGCGGCAACTGATTCTCCCCGGCCCGAAAGCCGCAAGGCGTACGAGCGTGATGCCCGTGCGCCTTTTTGTTTTCAAGGCCCAGGGAGAGCCTTCAAACCCTGGTGTCGGGCCGTGCTTGTCCCCTGCGGCATGCGAAGCCGGTGCTTGACCGGGGATGGTTTACAGGCCAATTTATCGGGCGATCTTGCATGCGCGGAGCCTGCTTTCCGCTGGCATGAAACCCATTGTCCCTTATACAGACGGGAGTGTTGATGTCCAAATTGCCGGATTTTACTTCGGTCCGTGAACTGCGCTACGGCCTGGACCCCTATCTGGACGCCTGGCTGCTGCATTTCATGACCGAAAACAATATCGAGCCCACGGTCAACCCGGCTGAAAATGCCCAGCAGGAGCAGCTGCGTTTCATGGTCGACGTCGATGACGACCAGGTCTTCGTGCCCTGTTCTGACGAAATGTTCGAGAATCTTCTGCACACCCGCCTTTCTTCGGCCCTGCGCCAGGAGTACCGGGAGAAATGGCGCATGCTGGTGCATCTGGCGCGCATCAACATCAAGGATCGTTACACCCGTCGCAAGATTTTCGCCCTGTCCCGGCACAAGGTCCGGCAGGTGCTTCATGCTCCGTTTCTCATCCCTTCCCGATTTTTGAAGCAGCTCATGACCATCTTCATGGCCATGAGCGGGGTTCACGATCCGCAGCGTAGGGAAAAGCGCCAGGCCAACAAGCGCGCCCTGGATTTCATGAACAGCCCGGACATGACCCGAAGCCTTTATGCCTGTCCCGAATCCAACCTGGGCTGCTCCAGCATCAAACACTTGCGCTGGGAACTCGAATTGCTTGAGATGGCCCGCCTCTGCAGGCTGTCGCTACGTTCGCAGATCTGGGAACAGCCGGACACGGTCCGCGACGACCCT from Desulfomicrobium macestii encodes the following:
- a CDS encoding DMT family transporter codes for the protein MLVYAKLVGSVFFWGATWISGRVLAQDMGPFSAALLRFVTASIFLFLWSWHAGHGFPRLPRKEILPVAFLGLTGIFLYNAFFFTGLQTVPAGRAALIIASVPVVIGVMSALFLGDKLTTAKILGTLLSLSGAAIVLSGGNPLVLFHGGLSRGDLMILGCVGAWTAYSLAGSRVMRRLDPLLTVTWSCLLGTLMLIGPALTHGLTADIARAGLVDWANILFLGVIATGVAFTWYYAGIKAIGPARAGIFINLVPVFAITMGYVILDEPVTSSLLSGGAMVISGVYLANRPATATKP
- a CDS encoding bacterioferritin; protein product: MTARLPREERRANVIDALNQARAMELFAITQYMNQHYGLDSMDYGELAAKMKLIAIDEMRHAEMFAERIKELGGEPTTSYEGELKKAQDVRSIYPYDAVLEDDTIDIYSQFLLVCRDNGDAISAKLFETIIEEEQAHMNYFENVGTHIDTLGDTYLSKIAGTSASTGPSTKGFVISGGN